A stretch of DNA from Equus caballus isolate H_3958 breed thoroughbred chromosome 13, TB-T2T, whole genome shotgun sequence:
TCTCTGAAACCCCTTGATGCTCTCTCTTTGACACAGAAAAATATGTATAGGATATGTCAtggtttcaaaataaaacaagtacACACCAATGTTCACACAGCATTACtgacaatagccaaaaggcagatATCCAAATAAATGGCCACTGACAGATacatggataaataagatgtggtatatccacacaatggaatattactggtccttaaaaaggaatgagattCTGATACaagctacaatatggatgaactctgaaaacattatgctaagtgaaataaaccagacgtaaaagaacaaatgttgtatgattcccTTACATGAGGTcccaaattcagagacagagttACTGTTTAAGTGGTACAATTTTAGTTTgcaatgatgaaaaagttctggaaacgCAAAACGGTGATTCACAATACTGTGAACGTAacttaacgccactgaattgtacactttgataaaatgataaattctaCATTATGTATactttatcacaataaaaaaagaaaaatgcaaaaataaatagaagggaaaaaggaataaTCCCCATTAAGTtgcaaaataagtaaaatttgcATCACTCAGATAACGTGCTAGCCATACCTttccatatttcttcttttagctcTGCGCAGAGCTACTATGCCTTCTTTTGCAAGAGCATCTAAGGAAAAGGGGTCAATTCCCtacaacagtaacaaaaaattAGTTTCAACATATTccactgtaaaaataaaaaagagctaACAGACTAGTTTATGAAGCCAAATTTTTCTCACCTTTTGATTAATAACAACAAATCCTTTATTTGAATCACCACAGACTTTCCTTTTCAGTTCTATTACTTTTTTAACTCTATCTTCAATgaattttctttcagcttttaccagtttctctctctcttccgcACTCTTGTAAAAAAAGCTAGAATtcacttctctattttaaaaaaattacagaaagggagggaaatggttattttttaaatagaagataaGCCAGTAGCCTCAGAAACTGGGTTAatcttgaaatttaatttaacaaatagtCACTGAACTCCAATCCTGACCCTGgtacattttcaaatttcctaTAATTCTCTCAAACCCAACTGAGGTACTATCATCCTTAGAGTGGGGAAACAGTCTCACAAAAAAAGAGACTTGCCCAAAATAACCAGCTCCACCACTGGAGGGGCCAGAAACTCACGTTTTTTCATATTCTAATGACACATTACATGTGAGGATGTATGCatcttctactctttttctcaTATCAGGATGCCGTGCCCCGTGGTCCAAAACAAGACCTCTGATTAAGCTGttgaaacacacaaaaaattatattgttattgatttccagACAGGGTGTAACATATGCtagcaaattaaaaacactgaattgaGACTATATTGATAATTTTCACATaatcagctttattttttcagttatttgaatAAGATTTTGGGTGAAACTTCGATAGGTTCAATTGTGAAGAGGCAATGTTCCAGAAAATGACTAAAACAAGCCATTCGAACAAAAGTAACAACCCTAACTTGTATAGAATATTCTGCAGAGAAAGTTTCAACTGTAGGCTATCAAACTGTGATCATctcctttaaaaattgtttttaaaccaGGTCTctgaaataatacatatatttttaattccccAACGGCCTCCCATTATGCTTCAGATCCAACAATTCAATAAATGCCAAatgaggggctggcttggtgacgcagcggttaagttcccatgttctgcttcagcggcccagggtttgccagttcagatcctgggtccGGACCTATGTATCaggtgtcaagccatgctgtggcaggcatcccgcatataaagtagaggaagataggcatgttATGTTAGCTGACGGCcagtctttcccagcaaaaaagaggaagactggcagcagatgttagctcagggctaatcttcctcaaaaagaaaaaagaaatgccaaatgACTGATGTAGCTCACTTTTCAGAATCATTCTAACTATGAACACATCATACCACTAACTTCATTTCAAGGGGAAATATTACTGAGTAAATCAAATACCTAGGCAATATAGATTAATTCAAAGACCAAAAAATCCGCCGTAAGATATGTATTGTATCAAgcatctataaatatataaactttgGATCTCATAGCTTCTACCACCTACCTTGTATCAGTTTCAGATTTATGTTTCATCTCCATGATCTCAACCATGAAGAGGTCAATAGGTTCATCCTGTTTTTTAATGGCCAAAACGGAGTCCACTACAGCCTACAATAGGAGTATAACCATTAAATGCATTTAATTTGCAGAAGTTGAGACACTTACGTTGCTTCTTCTTCAGGTGAGTTTAAAGTAGACAGTTTCTTGACTTTAAAATCTCTGAACTGATCTAAGTTGTCTTCTATGAGCTAATGGAATAGATTATTTGTAAAAAGCTTAAATCATTTACATTTCTGAAATCTCAATTAGTAATTACCAAGAATCATGGATACccctattattttattaaaaagattgataacagaaagctttttaaataatgaaatctccattttataaaccTTTTCATGAAAGCTCTGATTATAAAGATAAAGCTTTACCACCTGGTCAGGTAtactcttatttcattttctcattctacTTTTTGGGTACACAGATCAGGTTATCACTGCCACAAAAATGAGCCTATTTATTTCACACAGTATGATACCGTAAAGACCCTAGATAGCACCCTATAACTAGAATTGCTAAGTATACTCATGTTTCTAACATCAGGGGTTTTCAGTATAGGTGTACCAGATACATTCCAAATTTAACACATACCTCTGTTAAGACATCAGCAAGTTCAGCATGAACTTTGGTACGTAGAGATGTTCTGGCCACGTCTATAAGTGTTTCCCTGTCCATCTCTTTGGTTACTTTGACTTGTTCCAAAAACTGAAGTGCCTTTTCCTTTGCAGCTTCAAATCCTTCTGTTATTATTCTGGGATGAAGACCCTATAACAAAGACACAATTAAAACCATGACTAACACTGCAGTTCTTTAATTAGATGCAACTATACTGcttatgaaaaagtaaatttttttttttttaaagattttattttttcctttttctctccaaagccccccagtacatagttgtatattcttcattgtgggtccttctagttgtggcatgtgggacgctgcctcagcgtggtttgatgagcagtgccatgtccgcgcccaggacacgaaccaacgaaacactgggccgcccgcagcggagcgcgcgaacccaaccactcggccacggggccagccccgaaaaagTAAATTTTTGAAGGGATATTCCAGATCATTCATACCCTTTAATACAATTAAGTTAATATATATGTGCTGACTTTctgaatacatttaaaaggatAAATAGTCCTTTCAACGCAGAGGAAAAGAACAGACATTGCTCTAGCACAGATTCAAAACCAAGGGAACTATAAAGCACACTTGGGTGTTCACTGTGCAAACTACAAGGAGTAATACCAAAAAGCCACACCTATGTCATAACAACTTGCAGTCAATAGGACCAGTATATCCTTTCTATAGGTTATCTGAAATTAATTCACATCAtttactaataaaaaataaacagggaGGCTAAGagtctgctttctctcttcccagGAAATTCTTCCTGACGTCAGATTAATAATCACTAAGGTTCGCTTTAACCTAAGAACTACTCAAGGCTAAAAAAAGTTGTGgaattctttttttgaggaagattagccctgagctaacatctgctgccaatcctcctctttttgctgaggaagactggctctgagctaacattcgtgcccatgttcctcgactttacacatgggacgcctgccacagcatggcttgccaagcgatgccatgtctgcacccgggatccaaaccagcaaaccccgggctgccaaagcagaacatgagaacttaaccgctgtgccaccgggctagccctGGAATTCTTACTTAAGTTTTTGGTTGACTTTTTGCTTATAAATATGACTAGTCTTGAATATCCCATTTCTAGAtcttaattattaatttatattataaacaGATATAAACCATACATGCAATATAACTTGATAAAAAAATCTTTCAGGCCAAGGAAGGTTCCTTAACTTGTCCATGATCACAATAAATTTGGGTCAGACCAAGATAAAGACTCTGGTTTCCATATTTAATACCTCCTGTTTGCTATATTCTACTATATGGCCTCAGTTACTATTAACAAATCaatttctataaataaaacaGGTTATTTCCTACACACAATAAATATCACAGAAACATGAGAGTCATGTATACTTCAGAAATGTAGAGATCAGCCTGTTTCAGCAGCTCTCCAATGATTAGAACATTGGAAGTGGTACCATCACCAGTTATGTCATCTTGGGCTGTTGCTACTTTGGCTATTAAGGAGGCTGTTGGGTGTTGAATTTGctgaaagtaaaaagagaaaaaaaattacttaaacaACTTAAAACGAAACAGTCCAAATATACCTTAAAATGTGTGAAGGGCCTCCTGAAGTGCTATCCATTTGTATAAATTGCCCAAATGTTCAGCTCCatattactttaaaaacttaCCATTAGCTATTTTGCATATCAGTTTATGATGACCAAAACATCTTCATATATAAACTTACTTCTCAGATTATCTCTcctttactgatgaggaaatctGAGCCTCAGCTATGGTTTACCCAAGGTGAGAGAGCTAACAAGTAATAGTAACAATTTCAAATCCATGCATGCCTCTTTACGACAAATCTAGGGCTCTTGTGAGAATAAACCAGGTATCTTCTCAAACAAAAGCCCAGCAGCCTCCACTATTACTTGGCACtgaccaaaaacaaataaaataaaaaactgccCTCTTAGCAAAGATCATCAGTGGATACTAAATCATCACATGGAAGGGTTTCTGAACAGGATATGCAAATCTCCAACGTCACCCACAGATTCTTAATTACAAAGAATCCAATCAAGGCTCCTGCACTGCTTTTGGTTTTTATGTCTCCTTATTTTCCTCTAATCTAGAAGTTCCTCAGCCTTTTATGTCTTTGGGAACACTGACAGTTTTGAGAATCAAGGCCAGTCATCTTGCAGACTATCTCATTATCTAAAGTTGCTGATAGGACTAGGTTAGCCAGTCCTTCTGAAGATACTTACAAATGTCTGGATGTTAACGGCATGGTACAGTACTATCAAAATCCTAAATTTTATTCTGAACTCAAAACACAGGCaagtcattttcctttcttgaattCGAACTGCTAGGTTTCAGGAACTTAGGGATAAGTAAAATGACCGCTCCTTTCAATAATCTTACATTCTTGATGACTGGGACTTTGAAACATGGCAAAGCAGAGTTTTATCTCCTTTCCAGTTGGAGGTGGAGAGATGAGATGTAACAGAGTATTGCTGTTTCAAAAAGTGAAAAGTATAACTATCCTCTCGCATATTGCCCACTTGATTATGTCAACTGCTCTtagttttttcagattttattataattaattttagtCATTACAATCCTTTAACCAAAGCCTTAAAGGGCAAGAGTAGGGTTTCAAAAGTAAGTCTATCAGAGCCCAGGGTTCCTCACTGTATTATATTACCAGTACTGTTATTGATCACATTGCTTTTCTACTCCCTCCACTGTCTAAAAGACCACCTATTGCGAGCTGATACGATATTCTCCCACCTTGAGAATGAACGTTAAAAACCTTCCGACAATTCAAATGTACTACGGAAAATCGAGACATTTCTGACCTAGGATAGAAGCCTCTCACCATTTCATGAAGCAGCACATTGCCATCTTTAGTGAGCTTGATGTCTCCAGCACCAGAAACAAGCCTGTGCAATGGGCAGAAATGAATCAGAGTGACTTTTTCAACGGGAGATCAAATTAAGAGTCCCACAAAGATCGAGCTTCACCCAGATCCTAGAGAGTCTGGGCAGGTGGGGTTGGTTCTCTGCCCCCGGTAACAGGAACGGTGCAGCGCCCACCCCCTGCCTTCAGAGTAAGAGCCTGCTGAGCCCTCAGGGTCACTAAGTCCCAGAGCGCGGGGGAAGCGCCGCGCACGCGGGCAGCTTTGTTCTCCGCGGAGACGGCATCGACAAGAGGAAACGACCCGGGCAGGAAACAGGTCCTACCCGGGAGGACGCCGGGAAGAAGGGCCGCCGCGGCGAGCGCGGAGGCGGCAGGCTCCAGGCCGCGGTCCCCAGCGCCAGGCCCGCGGCGGCGCAGGTACGCGGTGCCCCCGGCCCTCCCCGCCAGCCCCGCCTTACATCTTCATGGTGCCCTTAGGCCCCAAGTTGGTCCTCAGCACGTCCTGCAGCCCCCGGGCCGCGCTGATGTTGACCGCCAGCGCCGCCTGGGCTCGGGCAACCTCTGCCTTGGGGTTCAGAGTCTTCACGGCCGCCATGGCTGACCCcacagaggaaaaggaggagaagcaaCGTGCGGAACGCCCAAAGCCGGCTCAGCGTGGCCAGGAGGCGCTATCCCCGTCTTCTGGAAAAGTCCGGCGCGCCTGGCCTGCCCCCAGCGTGCCCGCGCGCAGCCGCCATTGGGTCGCAGCACTGCCGGCGCAGCTGATTGGGTCGCGGCCTCACTGCTGCCTGCGGCTCCGCCCCTCGCGCCCTGGCCGAGGCGCCATTGCGCACGGGAGGGGCGTGTTCACGGGAGAGAGGGCTCGGTCATAGGGGCTCGTCGTGACCGCGTGTTTCCGCCGGCCGGGGCCCCGGCTTTGCGGACTCGGGACTTGAAGGTGTAGGCGGCGCGCGGGCCGCTCTGCGCCAGGCAGGGCCTGTCGGCCGCGCGTCTGGGCGTGTCTGGAGGACCGGCGCCGTTTCCTGGAGGTCGCCGGCCGCGGGGAGTAAAGTGggcttcctccctcctgctctcgcGCCGTGTGCCGTGTTTCCTCCCCTTGCTGCTTTTTTCCCTGTCACCAGAGTTTTCTTGACTGTATGCCGTGTGCTTAACGATGTTGTAGGTGCTGCGGGGATTCAGAAGTGAATTTGATAAGGACCCTCGCCCAGTGTCCTAGGAGTTTTAAGCCTACGGAAGATGAAGAGATAACAATGCAAGGTAGAAAGTGCTAGATGCTTTTAGAAAGAGGCAGGATGGGTGCGATGGCATTTGAGGAGAAGCAGCCCTTTGGGCTCAGGACAACTGTTGAGGCCTGAAGCCCTGAAAGTGGGCTTGAAAACTCAAACTTGATTGAGCAGTGGCTTCCGTCCTTTGAGGTGACTcctttttaagacaaaaaaatttcGGAGGATGTCCACAATTGCTTGCTAGTATTTAGTGCCCCCCAAATACTAGGTATTTACTAACgctttgtattttgcttttatagATAAAATTGTTTAGGATTTAAAAGGTGCCAAAGGGCATATGGTGAAAAGTaactcttcctccctcttctagTTCAACTTTTTCCATACAAGCACCGTTATCTTTAGATACTTTGAATTTCCCAGATGCTTTCTGAATTTATAAATAGAAGCACTTTCCCCCACACAAAATGGCAATTTAGGATACGCATTGTTGGGTGTACTATATCAATACCGATACGGATTCCTCATTCCTCTTAACAGCTGCATGATAATTTTTCTAAGAATGACGTAGTTAACCGGTCACCTACTGGCTGTTCCCAATCTTCTGGTATTCAGGCCGCGATGAATAtcatggagaaaattataaaattattataaatatatatgttactATAAGTATGTATCTCTACACAAACTCCATAAATACATGTATGTACACAAACCCCCTTAAGTTGGTTTGTGAATTTGAGAATCGCAGAAACATCTATATGTTTAAGTGATAGCACTAAACAGTAGAAGGAGACTCATGATATATTCTGCAGATGGTACTTGGTGTGCATGAAGATTTATTTAACTACTGTTGGACATGTATGGGGAGACATGAGCAGAGATGAAGACTGGAATTTCAGGCATCTGCCTGCAGGTAGGGAAAGGGGGAATGGAGACTTCCAGGCTCCTGAGGTGCAATGTTAAGGGGGCACCAAAAACTCAGTAGTTAACATCAATATTTTagtagaatatatacatatattttaagattggcacctgagctaacaactgttgccaaacttttttttttccctggttTTTCTTCCCaagtgcccccagtacatagttgtctattttagtcgtgggtccttctagttgtggcatgtgggacgctgcctcagcgtggcctgacgagcagtgccatgtctgcgcccaggatccgaaccagggaaaccctgagccaccgaagcagagcgcagaaacttaaccgcttggccacgggggcGGCCCCTAATGGAATATTTcttaaaagtcaaaattaatgcaaaaagcCCACAGAGAACAAGTattggaattttaaattattaatctCCAGTAGTATCCTACAAGGCCTTAGACAAAGTCTCAGCAAAACAGAAGGATCCATATGATCCTTGTAGAGGCAATCTATTTGCATATATCATTCTACTGGTTTTGCTTATCACACTTTTGAGCAAATTAATAGTTTTCATTATCTTATGCAAAATAGAGTAGCAAGGGAGTGTTGCCTATGTGCTAATGTATGTATAGAATGGAAGAACTTTAATATGTCTTTTGGAGAATTTCAAACAAAAGGTCAAATGTGGGAGCACATCCATTTCAGTCCATGATTGAAGAAATTGAGATGGCAGCAGGTGCTTAGCCATGTGATTCAGCAGGGATTTcaatatagaagaaaattttaaggaaagaaCTCTAATGAGGCAGAGTGGTGTATTAGAATTCTAGAGTCAAAAAATTTGAGTTTGAATTCTGATTTTGCAATGTTTACCAATATGTGACCTTGGAtattacttaacattttttttttttttggagattagccctgagctaacatctgctgccaatcctcctctttttgctgaggaagactggccctgagctaacatccgtgcccatcttcccctgctttctatgtgggatgcctaccactgcatggcttgccaagcggtaccatgtccacacctgggatacgaaccggcaaaccccaggctgctgaagcagaacgtacacacttaaccgctacgccaccgggttggcccctaCTCAACTTTTTGGAGTCAATTTTCTAGTATATAAAGTAGGGGTAAGTGGCATCttagagaaaattaaatgagattgcGTGTGAAATATGCTTTGTATTGTGCCAGACATGGAAGGTGTTAAGTAAATTGCTACTATTGCGTTCATATAATGTAATTAACTCTGTATAATTTTCATACCACCTTTACATGCAGTGTCTCATTTGATCCTAATATGAATCCTTTGAAGTTGGTAGGTCAGGTATTGTTAAACCAGTTTCACAAATGATAAAATCGACACAGAGAGAGATTAAATGGCCAACTCAAGGTCGTACTGTGTTGTATTAAGGAAGAGCCAAAAACCTAGATTTCACCCTTGACTCCTCCCTTTGCCTCAGTCCCCCATATTCACATACTCCctgaatattttcacatttaatttctAGCTATTGCCCTCCTCCACTGTCAAAATTGACTGTAGTGGAGCCATTTTGAAATGGAGTCCAAGCTGCCTTTCTAGAGAAACTGCCTTGATATTTGAACCTTAGACTAGACAAAAATG
This window harbors:
- the CCT6A gene encoding T-complex protein 1 subunit zeta, coding for MAAVKTLNPKAEVARAQAALAVNISAARGLQDVLRTNLGPKGTMKMLVSGAGDIKLTKDGNVLLHEMQIQHPTASLIAKVATAQDDITGDGTTSNVLIIGELLKQADLYISEGLHPRIITEGFEAAKEKALQFLEQVKVTKEMDRETLIDVARTSLRTKVHAELADVLTEAVVDSVLAIKKQDEPIDLFMVEIMEMKHKSETDTSLIRGLVLDHGARHPDMRKRVEDAYILTCNVSLEYEKTEVNSSFFYKSAEEREKLVKAERKFIEDRVKKVIELKRKVCGDSNKGFVVINQKGIDPFSLDALAKEGIVALRRAKRRNMERLTLACGGVALNSFDDLNPDCLGHAGLVYEYTLGEEKFTFIEKCNNPRSVTLLVKGPNKHTLTQIKDAIRDGLRAVKNAIDDGCVVPGAGAVEVAMAEALIKYKPSVKGRAQLGVQAFADALLIIPKVLAQNSGFDLQETLVKVQAEHSESGQLVGVDLNTGEPMVAAEVGIWDNYCVKKQLLHSCTVIATNILLVDEIMRAGMSSLKG